From a region of the Parabacteroides sp. FAFU027 genome:
- a CDS encoding aminoacyl-histidine dipeptidase, which yields MKVNELAPQPLWSIFETISHIPHPSHHLEQITSYVVDFGKKLGLETVVDETGNVVIKKPATPGMENRKKVVLQAHLDMVPQKNASVNHDFTKDSLQLIVEGDWVKANNTTLGSDNGIGVASILAVLQATNLKHGPIEALLTADEETGMYGAFGLKPGFIEGEILINTDSEEEGELFVGCAGGMDMTATFQYKDVSEIPEGDIAFKLSLTGLKGGHSGVDIHLGRYNANKLLFRFLKTAVAEYEAHLSWVSGGTLRNAIPREAFAIVTIPNQLKDEFLDLAAEFEGIFKDENGATEPNLAFKAEETDLPKTLLPEEIQDDLINAIVGVRNGVARMNPGLPGVVESSSNLAIVETESGKTTVNILIRSSLETMKEALASSLESVFLLAGAKVEFSGDYPGWAPNPDSPILKTMKSVYLNLYGKEPTINVIHAGLECGIIGAVYPGMDMISFGPTLKFPHSPDEKVNIPSVERYWNYLVAVLENIPVK from the coding sequence ATGAAAGTAAACGAACTTGCGCCACAGCCGCTGTGGTCAATTTTTGAGACTATCTCACACATTCCTCACCCCTCCCATCATTTGGAACAAATCACCTCTTATGTAGTAGATTTCGGTAAAAAACTCGGGCTGGAAACCGTTGTTGATGAAACCGGAAATGTGGTAATAAAGAAACCGGCTACTCCGGGAATGGAAAACCGTAAAAAAGTGGTGCTACAAGCCCATCTGGATATGGTTCCCCAAAAAAATGCAAGCGTCAACCATGACTTTACCAAAGACTCTTTACAATTGATTGTTGAAGGAGACTGGGTGAAAGCCAATAATACAACGCTCGGTTCAGATAACGGAATTGGTGTAGCTTCTATCCTGGCTGTATTGCAGGCAACCAATCTGAAGCATGGTCCAATCGAAGCGCTTCTTACAGCCGATGAAGAGACCGGTATGTATGGCGCTTTTGGCCTGAAACCCGGATTCATTGAAGGAGAGATCCTTATTAATACAGACTCTGAAGAAGAGGGAGAACTCTTTGTGGGTTGTGCCGGCGGAATGGATATGACCGCAACTTTTCAGTATAAAGATGTCTCTGAAATTCCCGAAGGAGATATCGCATTCAAACTAAGCCTGACCGGACTGAAAGGTGGGCACTCGGGTGTCGACATTCATTTGGGGCGCTACAATGCCAACAAGTTGCTTTTCCGTTTTCTGAAGACTGCTGTTGCTGAATATGAAGCACATCTCTCGTGGGTAAGTGGAGGTACGCTACGCAATGCTATACCGCGCGAAGCATTTGCCATTGTAACCATTCCCAATCAATTAAAAGATGAATTTCTGGATTTGGCGGCTGAGTTTGAAGGTATATTTAAAGATGAGAATGGAGCAACCGAACCTAATCTTGCTTTTAAAGCCGAAGAAACCGATTTGCCAAAAACTCTTCTTCCCGAAGAAATCCAGGATGACCTTATCAATGCCATTGTGGGTGTGAGAAACGGAGTTGCACGCATGAATCCCGGTTTGCCCGGAGTTGTTGAAAGTTCTTCGAATCTGGCTATTGTGGAAACAGAATCCGGAAAAACTACTGTAAATATTTTGATTCGCAGTTCACTGGAAACGATGAAAGAAGCATTGGCATCAAGCCTTGAAAGTGTATTCCTGTTGGCTGGGGCAAAGGTCGAATTCAGCGGCGATTATCCGGGATGGGCTCCAAATCCCGACTCCCCTATCCTGAAAACGATGAAATCGGTTTACCTGAACCTGTATGGAAAAGAACCGACTATCAATGTCATCCACGCCGGATTGGAATGCGGTATCATCGGAGCTGTTTATCCGGGCATGGATATGATTTCATTTGGTCCAACGCTTAAGTTTCCACACTCTCCGGACGAAAAAGTGAATATTCCGTCTGTTGAACGATACTGGAATTATCTGGTCGCAGTTCTGGAAAATATTCCCGTAAAATAA
- a CDS encoding lysylphosphatidylglycerol synthase transmembrane domain-containing protein, with the protein MKLIKVILRITIPLALGILIFWWVYRKMDFGQILDIMSQGIHYEWLIISCLFELLAHIIRAIRWKMLINLLGAKPSIKTLTNSVFINFGGNLVLPRLGEVSRCVFISRKENISFSKVFGTLLSERIVDSILVILMVVIGFFTMNDIYMDFLENHVHIHIPFRKWFTSPEFYLLIGFLYLAGYIIYKKTRHPRLALKIRVFLHELVIGIKTFTILPHKWRFTYLSVAIWICYFMQLYLCFFALDFTSHLNIRIALAMFVMGNIAFALPVQGGIGPWHFMVISTMMFYGIEQTHAAAFALVAHTLMTLINALFAIYALIFSGTKDVKTNN; encoded by the coding sequence ATGAAACTAATAAAGGTCATTCTTAGAATTACGATTCCATTAGCATTGGGCATTCTGATCTTTTGGTGGGTGTACCGGAAAATGGATTTCGGGCAGATTCTGGATATTATGAGCCAGGGCATTCACTACGAATGGCTCATCATTTCCTGTTTGTTTGAACTACTAGCCCATATTATCAGGGCTATACGCTGGAAGATGTTGATCAATCTGCTGGGAGCTAAGCCTTCAATCAAAACTCTTACCAATTCCGTTTTTATTAATTTCGGAGGAAATCTGGTACTTCCACGGCTAGGGGAAGTTTCCCGTTGCGTTTTTATTTCCCGAAAAGAAAATATTTCTTTTTCAAAGGTATTTGGCACCTTGTTATCTGAACGTATCGTGGACAGTATTCTGGTAATTTTGATGGTTGTTATTGGCTTTTTTACCATGAATGATATCTATATGGATTTTCTGGAAAATCATGTCCACATCCATATTCCCTTTCGAAAGTGGTTTACCTCTCCCGAATTTTACCTTTTAATCGGATTTCTTTACCTGGCTGGATATATTATCTACAAGAAAACGAGACACCCGAGATTGGCACTGAAAATCAGGGTTTTTCTCCATGAATTGGTAATCGGGATCAAAACCTTTACCATTCTACCGCACAAGTGGCGATTTACTTATTTATCGGTAGCCATCTGGATATGCTATTTTATGCAGTTGTATTTATGTTTCTTTGCATTAGATTTTACCAGCCATCTTAACATCCGGATTGCCCTGGCGATGTTTGTGATGGGAAATATTGCCTTTGCGCTTCCCGTACAAGGCGGTATCGGCCCCTGGCACTTCATGGTGATCTCAACGATGATGTTTTATGGAATAGAACAGACTCATGCGGCTGCATTTGCTTTGGTGGCTCATACATTAATGACGCTGATAAATGCTCTGTTTGCGATTTACGCGCTCATATTTTCAGGAACTAAAGATGTAAAAACAAACAACTAA
- the rsmA gene encoding 16S rRNA (adenine(1518)-N(6)/adenine(1519)-N(6))-dimethyltransferase RsmA gives MNKVRPKKFLGQHFLKDLSVAERIADTLGEYKNLPVLEVGPGMGVLTRFLLDKGHNLTVVEIDRESVPYLQQHFPALAGRIVEADFLKMDLNTLYHEPFCIIGNYPYNISSQIFFKVIDHKDLIPCCSGMIQKEVAERMAAGPGSKTYGILSVLMQAWYKVEYLFTVSEHVFDPPPKVKSAVIRMTRNEVKELPCDEKLFKTVVKTGFNQRRKTLRNSLKTMMNKDNPAFSLPVFDKRPEQLSVNEFIELTQLIEQNQ, from the coding sequence ATGAATAAAGTCCGACCAAAAAAGTTTCTGGGTCAGCATTTCTTAAAGGATTTATCGGTCGCAGAACGAATTGCCGATACTTTAGGCGAATATAAAAATTTACCTGTATTAGAAGTAGGACCGGGGATGGGGGTACTTACCCGTTTTCTGCTGGATAAAGGCCATAATCTTACCGTTGTCGAAATTGACAGGGAATCCGTTCCTTATTTACAACAGCATTTTCCTGCTTTAGCCGGAAGAATTGTTGAGGCCGATTTCTTGAAGATGGATTTGAACACTTTATATCATGAGCCGTTTTGTATAATAGGCAATTATCCCTATAACATTTCGAGCCAGATTTTTTTCAAAGTCATTGATCACAAAGACCTGATTCCTTGTTGTTCCGGGATGATTCAAAAAGAAGTTGCAGAGCGAATGGCCGCTGGTCCCGGAAGTAAAACATACGGCATTTTGAGTGTGTTGATGCAAGCCTGGTACAAAGTTGAATATCTTTTTACCGTATCAGAGCATGTTTTCGATCCTCCCCCCAAAGTTAAGTCCGCTGTCATCCGGATGACCCGTAATGAAGTAAAAGAATTGCCTTGCGATGAGAAGTTGTTTAAGACTGTCGTTAAAACCGGTTTTAACCAGCGTCGTAAGACGCTCAGGAATTCATTGAAAACAATGATGAATAAAGATAACCCGGCATTTTCTTTGCCGGTTTTTGATAAACGTCCTGAGCAATTGAGTGTAAATGAGTTTATTGAATTGACACAATTGATAGAACAAAATCAATAG
- a CDS encoding DUF349 domain-containing protein, translating to MKEEIIEKLKELIEQPVEEVKDLVEELKQSFYKIQKQETEESRKRFIEEGGVEDEFIQKPDDKEEIFKSLLNAFREKKAALAAEQQRLREANLEEKLGIIEKIKALCEKADEVGKHYPEFQQLQQRFKEITLLPQTNLNDLWKNYQLQVENFYELLKINKELRDYDFKKNYEHKLQLCETADKLAQDNEIISSFHQLQKLHEEWREIGPVAKEHREELWERFKNASTIINKRHQQYFDELREKEQINEAEKVALCETVEGIDFESLNSFVKWEDKTKELLDIQEKWKTIGFAPKKVNGELFDRFRHACNKFFDAKAAFYKQVKDDMALNLEKKKSLCEQAEALKDSNDWKKSADILVALQKEWKTVGPVSKKHSDAVWKRFISACDYFFEQKNKHFASSKEVEHENLVKKKEIIEKLNAIDGDVDATEGVKLVRALMDEFNALGHVPFKEKDKIYNAYHSVIDKLFAQFNMKESNLRLQSFKSNINTIAEEDNSQNKLYKERERLVRTYENIKGELKTYENNIGFLSASSKSGGSLLNEMNKKIQKLKDDLDVVAKKIEIIDENLPG from the coding sequence ATGAAAGAGGAAATCATCGAAAAACTGAAAGAGTTAATCGAGCAACCGGTGGAAGAGGTTAAAGACCTTGTCGAAGAATTAAAACAAAGCTTTTACAAAATACAAAAGCAGGAGACAGAAGAATCCCGTAAACGCTTCATTGAAGAGGGTGGAGTTGAGGATGAATTCATTCAGAAGCCGGATGATAAAGAGGAGATTTTCAAATCATTATTAAACGCTTTCAGAGAAAAGAAAGCGGCGCTGGCTGCTGAACAGCAACGGTTGCGTGAGGCTAATTTAGAGGAAAAGCTTGGTATTATTGAGAAAATTAAAGCGTTATGTGAGAAAGCTGATGAAGTGGGTAAGCATTACCCTGAGTTTCAGCAATTGCAACAACGCTTCAAAGAAATCACCCTGCTTCCTCAAACAAATCTGAACGATCTGTGGAAAAACTACCAGCTTCAGGTAGAGAATTTTTACGAGCTACTGAAGATTAATAAGGAGTTGAGGGATTATGATTTTAAAAAGAATTATGAGCATAAACTTCAACTTTGCGAGACTGCTGATAAGTTGGCGCAGGATAATGAAATAATATCATCGTTCCATCAACTGCAGAAATTGCACGAAGAATGGCGTGAAATTGGCCCCGTTGCTAAAGAGCACCGTGAAGAGCTATGGGAAAGATTCAAAAATGCATCTACTATCATAAATAAACGTCATCAGCAATATTTTGATGAATTGCGTGAGAAAGAGCAGATTAATGAAGCTGAAAAAGTAGCTCTATGTGAAACAGTAGAGGGGATTGATTTTGAAAGCCTAAATTCATTTGTGAAATGGGAAGATAAAACTAAAGAACTTCTTGATATCCAGGAAAAGTGGAAAACAATTGGATTTGCCCCTAAAAAGGTTAATGGCGAATTGTTTGATCGTTTCCGTCATGCCTGTAATAAGTTCTTCGATGCTAAAGCTGCATTTTATAAGCAGGTGAAAGATGATATGGCTCTTAATCTGGAGAAAAAGAAATCTCTGTGCGAGCAGGCTGAAGCATTGAAAGATAGCAACGATTGGAAAAAATCAGCAGATATTTTGGTCGCATTGCAAAAGGAATGGAAAACCGTAGGTCCTGTTTCTAAAAAACATTCAGATGCGGTTTGGAAGCGGTTTATTTCTGCCTGTGACTATTTCTTTGAGCAAAAGAATAAACATTTTGCCTCAAGTAAAGAAGTTGAACATGAAAACCTGGTCAAGAAGAAAGAGATAATTGAAAAGCTTAATGCTATCGATGGTGATGTTGATGCTACGGAAGGGGTGAAGCTCGTTCGTGCTTTAATGGATGAGTTTAATGCTTTGGGGCATGTTCCATTTAAAGAAAAGGATAAAATTTATAATGCATATCACTCTGTAATTGACAAATTGTTTGCTCAGTTTAATATGAAAGAGTCAAATCTACGACTACAATCATTCAAGAGCAATATCAATACTATAGCGGAAGAGGATAATTCGCAGAACAAACTCTATAAAGAAAGAGAAAGATTGGTTCGTACCTATGAAAATATTAAGGGAGAACTCAAAACTTATGAGAATAATATCGGATTCTTATCTGCGTCTTCTAAATCTGGCGGA